A DNA window from Leptolyngbya sp. KIOST-1 contains the following coding sequences:
- a CDS encoding MerR family transcriptional regulator: MKKLLKIGELAKQAHVTVATIRYYESLHLLESVSKAENGYRYYDDEAVTRLLFIKQAQTLQFSLAEIQQVFDVRKQGEPVCTLVKTLIDCKIATLEQEIQQATARKTMLETYRTSWAARPLDKPSDVKICSLIEEVGLALNCLEAI; the protein is encoded by the coding sequence ATGAAGAAACTCCTCAAAATAGGCGAGCTGGCCAAACAGGCCCACGTGACGGTAGCCACCATTCGCTACTACGAGTCGCTGCACCTACTAGAATCGGTGAGCAAAGCTGAGAATGGCTATCGCTATTACGATGACGAAGCCGTTACTCGTCTGCTATTCATTAAGCAGGCCCAGACATTGCAGTTTTCCCTGGCAGAAATTCAGCAGGTGTTTGATGTTCGCAAGCAGGGGGAGCCGGTCTGCACCCTGGTTAAAACGCTAATCGACTGCAAAATTGCGACCCTGGAGCAAGAAATTCAGCAGGCCACCGCCCGTAAAACCATGCTAGAAACCTACCGCACGAGCTGGGCCGCCCGTCCTCTAGACAAGCCATCCGACGTTAAAATTTGCAGCCTGATTGAAGAAGTGGGCCTGGCTCTGAATTGTCTAGAGGCTATTTGA
- a CDS encoding arsenic resistance protein — MTWFERSQPLLILLSVLLGLGLAQIGDVAALADHLITPLLMGMLYAAFLPIPLRHLGRAFGNYRVTLASLAVNFVWTPLLAWGLGALFLRDAPDLRVGLLMLMVTPCTDWYLVFTGIAKGNVSLATALLPLNFVLQMVLLPVYLALFAQALVSLDLGVLAGKIATVLLIPLALALLSRYGISWLRGPTRPHQKLPQVAMVQLLCLNLAVVAIFAAEGEALLQRLDLLLWLLLPIGSFFVINFVLAQWLGRRLRLAYPEVVCLTCTTLARNSPVALAVAAAAFGDRPLIALTLVIGPLLELPIMALVAHLLLRSRPGDGLPRSRES, encoded by the coding sequence ATGACCTGGTTTGAGCGATCGCAGCCCCTGCTAATTCTGCTTTCGGTGCTACTGGGGCTAGGTCTGGCGCAGATTGGCGACGTTGCTGCCCTGGCAGACCATCTCATTACACCGCTGTTGATGGGGATGCTGTACGCGGCGTTTCTGCCAATTCCGCTGCGGCACCTGGGTAGAGCTTTTGGCAACTACCGTGTGACCCTTGCCAGCCTGGCGGTCAACTTTGTTTGGACACCCCTGCTGGCTTGGGGTTTGGGGGCGCTGTTTCTGCGAGATGCGCCCGATTTGCGGGTGGGCCTGCTGATGTTGATGGTGACCCCTTGTACTGATTGGTATCTGGTGTTTACCGGCATTGCCAAGGGCAATGTCAGCCTCGCGACGGCTCTACTACCGCTGAACTTTGTCTTGCAGATGGTGCTGTTGCCCGTCTATCTGGCCCTATTTGCCCAGGCGCTGGTCTCACTCGATCTTGGGGTATTGGCGGGCAAAATAGCCACCGTTCTGCTGATTCCGCTGGCATTGGCGCTGCTGTCTCGCTACGGCATAAGCTGGCTAAGGGGGCCAACCAGGCCCCACCAAAAGCTGCCGCAGGTGGCGATGGTACAGCTCCTCTGTTTGAACTTGGCCGTTGTGGCTATCTTTGCCGCCGAAGGCGAGGCGTTACTTCAGCGTCTAGATCTGCTGCTGTGGTTGCTGCTGCCTATTGGTTCGTTTTTTGTGATTAACTTCGTGCTGGCTCAATGGCTGGGGCGGCGGTTGCGGCTGGCGTATCCAGAGGTAGTTTGCCTGACTTGCACGACCCTAGCGCGGAATTCTCCGGTGGCGCTGGCGGTGGCAGCAGCAGCCTTTGGCGATCGCCCTTTGATTGCCCTAACCCTGGTAATCGGCCCGCTGCTAGAGCTGCCGATTATGGCGCTGGTGGCCCATCTGCTGCTGCGCTCTCGCCCTGGCGATGGTTTGCCCCGCAGCAGGGAGAGTTGA
- a CDS encoding tetratricopeptide repeat protein, with protein sequence MQIQRMLAIALGMAVVVAPGSAVGIRPAHAVEQVAVNLLNQGRQQAEQGQLEAAIATYSQAIQADASSADAYFHRGIAYHDLGDYQLAIADFSRALQLRPDHPETLYNRGEAHAHMTNAEAAIADLTQAIALAPDVVQPYLDRGLVLAATGNLPQALSDLDAAIALAPDNADAYYNRGKIYTELGNGEAALSDFNTALRLNPELAEAYGNRGILQYQLGDSQAAMADLRQAAALFQAQGDRQGYQQTLYFMQQVQQGSEQTP encoded by the coding sequence ATGCAGATCCAAAGAATGTTAGCGATCGCTCTAGGAATGGCCGTTGTGGTAGCCCCTGGAAGTGCTGTGGGGATAAGGCCTGCCCACGCGGTAGAGCAAGTTGCCGTCAATCTCCTGAATCAAGGCCGCCAGCAGGCGGAGCAGGGGCAGCTAGAGGCAGCGATCGCCACCTACAGCCAGGCGATTCAAGCCGATGCCAGCAGTGCTGATGCCTATTTCCATCGCGGCATTGCCTACCACGACCTGGGCGATTATCAGCTCGCCATCGCTGACTTTTCCAGAGCGCTTCAGCTTCGCCCCGACCATCCAGAAACCCTGTACAACCGGGGAGAAGCCCACGCTCACATGACCAATGCCGAGGCGGCGATCGCCGATCTGACCCAGGCCATTGCGCTAGCCCCTGATGTTGTCCAGCCCTATCTAGATCGCGGCCTTGTCTTGGCCGCCACCGGCAACTTACCCCAGGCCCTCAGCGACCTAGACGCCGCAATTGCCCTGGCCCCCGACAACGCCGATGCTTACTACAACCGAGGCAAAATTTATACCGAGCTGGGCAATGGCGAAGCCGCCCTCTCAGATTTCAATACCGCGCTCCGCCTCAACCCTGAGCTAGCTGAAGCCTACGGCAATCGCGGTATCTTGCAGTACCAGCTCGGCGACTCCCAAGCCGCCATGGCCGACTTGCGCCAGGCGGCGGCGCTGTTTCAGGCCCAGGGCGATCGCCAAGGCTATCAGCAAACCCTGTACTTCATGCAGCAGGTGCAGCAGGGGAGTGAGCAAACCCCGTGA
- a CDS encoding N-acetylmuramoyl-L-alanine amidase yields MKQYRPLVSLIGMVGGLLLALPVEAAQFRTWRFDPQQNRLEFSTDAAVQPRAQLLFNPTRIVVDLPGTTLEQRTINQAVGGAVKAIRIGQVDAQTTRLVIELAPGYTLNPDQVVVRGETPQQWVVQLPPPQGVTPPQATPSQVNATPVAGAATQVEGIRTTPDGFFIRTSGASPRLTVVRSSGTQVVLQLENAAVAAALTGQTLPANQFGVTAWDIQPVSAAVPTLQITLTVPANSAEWQASVSNGSGIVILPPRGVAIAAVPASPVAASAQAPAAVSPPIAVQPPSQAPVVPPQPEPMIPATPAVPPPSSGIPKQAVTIVIDPGHGGRDPGAIGVGGLREKDVVSAIAYEVARILEQSGAQVVLTRSDDREMDLAPRVQIAERANADLFVSIHANSISLSRPEVNGLETYYHSSGNRLAQVIHQSILRLVTMPDRGVRQARFHVLVNTSMPSVLVETGFVTGAQDARNFNDPAWRSRMAQGIAAGILQYAQRSL; encoded by the coding sequence ATGAAACAATACCGACCTCTGGTGAGCCTAATCGGCATGGTAGGTGGGCTACTGCTGGCGCTTCCAGTCGAAGCCGCTCAGTTTAGAACCTGGCGCTTTGACCCTCAGCAAAACCGGCTAGAGTTTTCGACCGATGCCGCCGTGCAGCCCAGGGCGCAGCTTCTCTTTAACCCCACCCGCATTGTGGTGGACTTGCCCGGCACCACCCTAGAGCAGCGGACGATTAACCAGGCCGTTGGCGGCGCTGTTAAAGCTATTCGCATTGGGCAGGTTGATGCTCAAACTACCCGGCTGGTTATTGAGCTAGCCCCTGGCTACACCCTTAACCCAGACCAGGTCGTGGTACGGGGGGAAACGCCACAGCAGTGGGTAGTGCAACTGCCCCCGCCCCAAGGTGTAACGCCTCCTCAGGCTACCCCCAGCCAAGTCAATGCCACCCCAGTCGCTGGAGCCGCTACCCAGGTTGAAGGCATACGCACTACCCCCGATGGCTTTTTCATCCGCACCTCTGGGGCAAGCCCAAGGTTGACGGTCGTGCGCAGCAGTGGCACTCAGGTAGTGCTTCAGCTCGAAAATGCTGCCGTGGCGGCAGCCCTAACCGGGCAAACTCTACCCGCCAATCAGTTTGGGGTCACCGCTTGGGATATTCAGCCGGTGAGCGCAGCGGTGCCGACTCTGCAAATTACCCTCACGGTGCCCGCCAACAGTGCCGAATGGCAAGCCTCGGTGAGCAACGGCAGCGGCATTGTGATTTTGCCGCCCAGGGGAGTCGCGATCGCCGCTGTCCCAGCCAGCCCAGTCGCGGCATCGGCTCAGGCACCCGCAGCTGTGTCGCCCCCCATTGCCGTACAACCGCCGTCTCAAGCTCCGGTGGTGCCCCCCCAGCCTGAGCCCATGATACCGGCTACCCCAGCGGTGCCCCCACCGAGTAGCGGCATTCCCAAGCAGGCGGTCACCATTGTGATCGACCCAGGCCATGGCGGGCGAGATCCGGGGGCGATCGGCGTGGGTGGCCTGCGCGAAAAAGATGTGGTCTCGGCGATTGCCTACGAAGTCGCCAGAATTTTAGAACAAAGCGGTGCGCAGGTGGTTCTGACTCGCTCCGACGATCGGGAGATGGACTTAGCCCCTCGGGTGCAAATTGCCGAGCGGGCCAATGCCGATCTCTTTGTCAGCATTCACGCCAACTCCATCAGCCTGAGTAGGCCCGAGGTAAACGGGCTTGAGACCTACTACCACAGCTCAGGGAATCGTCTCGCCCAGGTGATTCATCAATCTATTTTGCGTCTGGTGACCATGCCCGATCGCGGGGTGCGCCAGGCTCGTTTTCATGTTCTCGTAAACACCTCTATGCCATCGGTTTTAGTCGAGACCGGGTTTGTCACTGGGGCTCAAGATGCCCGTAATTTCAACGACCCGGCCTGGCGCAGCCGCATGGCTCAGGGCATTGCCGCAGGCATTTTGCAGTACGCCCAGCGATCGCTCTAG